One Deinococcus sp. YIM 134068 genomic region harbors:
- a CDS encoding HAMP domain-containing methyl-accepting chemotaxis protein, with translation MQSRLELPTQGRVRPVKTQTSRTSWLDHMPFSRKVLLISVIPLTGLLSVGAVSLGNLREIRYNLSNIYEFMLIPIEAIGEADMRFTEVQLYTERLRDPLLTPADRASLLKALDQSNKGALEVIGRYNKEWVTTASPEFTATLRDAGKLAWQQSEVGHLSSLNAALQRSQRSLNAYVASVRAGTPDQRALTQTNQGYTQVRGDMGRLIDVNMQFADLSYGAARAADRQTTVTTLAVAGLALLLAAALSWLVVRSLTRRMSQLTAGARALEAGELGRQVPVVGRDEVGVLAGAFNRASAQLQENEANVGREREEAQRLQQNIGSFLDVTMDIASGDLTKRGQVTEDVLGNVVDSINLMVDELAEVLREVQGAAASVSGGSAAMLATTEQIAHAADTTFAATRQVSAQVGTVTGGIREVARDAQLSADAARQALAASEQGQQAVQETLGGMENIRREVQGVARRIKTLGERSLEIQDIVDTISRLSSQTNLLALNAAIEAAGAGAAGSRFAIVADEVRKLADSSAQATARIATLIKTVQLEIQEVVTSVEDGTREVEQGYRVAGTAGEQLRELGRLAQEAAAFSERIRQATGEQVRQVEQVGGAVQDIERVADESNASVAGGRQAAEDLRRLADDLGELLTRFRLSV, from the coding sequence GTGCAAAGCCGTCTCGAACTTCCCACGCAGGGCCGCGTCCGCCCGGTGAAGACCCAAACCTCGCGCACGTCCTGGCTCGACCACATGCCCTTCAGCCGCAAGGTGCTGCTGATCTCGGTCATTCCCCTCACGGGCCTGCTCAGTGTGGGTGCCGTCTCGCTGGGCAACCTGCGCGAGATTCGCTACAACCTCTCGAACATCTACGAGTTCATGCTCATCCCCATCGAGGCCATCGGGGAGGCCGACATGCGCTTCACCGAGGTCCAGCTCTATACCGAGCGTCTGCGCGACCCACTGCTGACGCCGGCGGACCGCGCCAGCCTGCTCAAGGCCCTCGACCAGTCGAACAAGGGGGCGCTGGAGGTGATCGGGCGCTACAACAAGGAGTGGGTGACGACGGCCAGCCCCGAGTTCACGGCCACGCTCCGGGACGCCGGCAAGCTGGCCTGGCAGCAGAGCGAGGTCGGCCACCTCTCCAGCCTCAACGCCGCCCTCCAGCGCAGCCAGCGGTCCCTGAACGCCTACGTCGCCTCCGTGCGGGCGGGCACCCCGGATCAGCGGGCGCTGACCCAGACGAACCAGGGCTACACGCAGGTCCGGGGCGACATGGGCCGCCTCATCGACGTGAACATGCAGTTCGCCGACCTGTCCTACGGGGCGGCACGCGCCGCCGACCGCCAGACGACCGTGACCACGCTGGCCGTCGCCGGGCTGGCGCTGCTGCTCGCCGCCGCGCTGAGCTGGCTGGTCGTCCGCTCGCTGACGCGCCGCATGTCCCAGCTCACCGCCGGGGCACGCGCCCTGGAGGCCGGGGAGCTGGGGCGGCAGGTGCCGGTCGTGGGCCGCGATGAGGTCGGCGTGCTCGCCGGGGCCTTCAACCGCGCCTCGGCCCAGTTGCAGGAGAACGAGGCCAACGTCGGGCGGGAGCGCGAGGAGGCCCAGCGCCTTCAGCAGAACATCGGCTCGTTTCTCGACGTGACGATGGACATCGCCTCGGGCGACCTCACGAAGCGCGGGCAGGTCACGGAGGACGTGCTGGGCAACGTGGTGGACTCCATCAACCTGATGGTGGACGAACTCGCGGAGGTGCTGCGCGAGGTGCAGGGGGCGGCGGCGTCGGTGAGCGGCGGCAGCGCGGCCATGCTCGCCACCACCGAGCAGATCGCGCATGCGGCGGACACGACCTTCGCCGCCACCCGGCAGGTGAGCGCGCAGGTGGGCACCGTGACGGGCGGCATCCGCGAGGTGGCGCGGGACGCGCAGCTCAGCGCCGATGCGGCCCGACAGGCGCTCGCCGCCTCCGAGCAGGGCCAGCAGGCCGTGCAGGAGACGCTGGGCGGCATGGAGAACATCCGCCGCGAGGTGCAGGGGGTGGCGCGGCGCATCAAGACGCTCGGCGAGCGGTCGCTGGAGATTCAGGACATCGTGGACACCATCTCGCGGCTGTCCTCGCAGACGAACCTGCTGGCGCTCAACGCCGCCATCGAGGCCGCCGGGGCGGGCGCGGCGGGCAGCCGCTTCGCCATCGTCGCCGACGAGGTTCGCAAGCTCGCGGACTCCTCGGCGCAGGCCACCGCGCGCATCGCCACCCTGATCAAGACGGTGCAGCTCGAGATTCAGGAGGTCGTCACCTCGGTGGAGGACGGCACCCGCGAGGTCGAGCAGGGCTACCGGGTGGCGGGCACGGCGGGCGAGCAGCTCCGCGAGCTGGGCCGCCTGGCGCAGGAGGCGGCGGCCTTCTCCGAGCGCATCCGCCAGGCCACGGGCGAGCAGGTGCGGCAGGTCGAGCAGGTCGGCGGCGCGGTGCAGGACATCGAGCGCGTTGCCGACGAGTCGAACGCCTCGGTTGCGGGGGGGCGTCAGGCCGCCGAGGACCTGCGGCGACTGGCGGACGACCTCGGCGAGCTGCTCACCCGCTTCCGCCTGTCGGTGTAG
- a CDS encoding chemotaxis protein CheW — translation MARALTFQVAGHLLSLAGAGRREVVERGAVVPLPHGEPLLLGLTAVHGRSVPLLSVAALLGHGPDALTPGGLTLLAEEGGEEVALAVDSVGEFAEVTPVSGDADPLGEAATPGDPRPLHLPALMRLLRQQLAPGSRA, via the coding sequence GTGGCCCGCGCCCTGACCTTTCAGGTGGCCGGCCACCTGCTCAGCCTGGCGGGAGCCGGGCGGCGCGAGGTGGTCGAGCGGGGGGCGGTCGTGCCGCTGCCCCACGGCGAGCCGCTGCTGCTGGGTCTGACCGCCGTGCATGGCCGCTCAGTGCCCCTGCTCAGCGTGGCCGCGCTGCTGGGTCACGGCCCCGACGCCCTCACCCCCGGCGGGTTGACCCTGCTGGCTGAAGAGGGGGGCGAGGAGGTGGCGCTGGCGGTGGACAGCGTGGGGGAGTTCGCTGAGGTGACGCCGGTGTCTGGTGACGCGGACCCCCTCGGGGAGGCGGCGACACCCGGCGATCCCCGCCCGCTGCACCTGCCCGCCCTGATGCGCCTGCTCCGGCAACAGCTCGCGCCCGGCAGCCGGGCCTGA